The genomic stretch GCCGGTATGAGATAAATAAGAAATCAACGACTTACACTTTTAATACACTGCGCTATTTTGAAAAGAAATATCCGAATGCCGACATATTCTTCTTGATAGGGTCAGATTCTTTAAACGAGCTGAAAAGCTGGAAAAATATCGGTGATTTTAAAACGCTTTGTTCTTTTATAGTAGCACAAAGAAAAGGGTATAAGCCTGACAAAAATAACAAATATCTTAAAAACGCTTATTTTACTAAAAATGAGATCCAAAATATTTCTTCATCCTCAATTAGAAATCTGATTAAAAAAGGAAAAACCGTATCAGGGCTTGTTCCAAAAAGCATTGAAACATACATAATAAAGAAGAAACTATACATAAAATAAATGAAGCCTCCATGAGTTTACACTCGTGGTATCCTTCATTGCTTCGGCGAAATCCGCCGAAGCAAATCCGCCTGCGCTAGACGTGTCATCAATCAGCGCGGCTATTCGCCGCATTGTTGACACAGCTTCGGTGGATATCCTTTTCGCATTCATCTGCGGACATAAGTCCGCAGTTTTCCCTGCCCGCCGGCAGGCGCGGTGTGAAGGCGGATAAAATGATTAATGAAAAAAATATCCAGAAAATAAAAAAACACCTGAGAGGTTTTTTACCTTCAGCCCGTTTCAAGCATTCCTTGGGGGTGGCAAAAGTTGCGCTGCTCCTTGCCAAAAAATACGGCATATCAAAAGGGAAAGCCTACGTGGCCGCGCTTTTGCATGATATTGGCAAAGGCTACACGCGAAACGGGATGATAAAATACATAAATAAACACAGAATAAAAATTGACAATAAAAATGATCTGATTAAATACGGAATTTCTCTTGCCCACGGAAATATCAGCGCCCATATCGCAAGAAATAAGTTCGGCGTAAAAGACCATGAGGTTTTAAACGCGATAATCTCTCATACGCTCGGCAAACCAAGAATGAGCAAACTTGCCAAAATAATATATCTTGCGGACGCTTCGTCTCCTGACAGGAGGCATCCTTATGTTAAAAAATTAAGAAATAGGATTAATTTAAATCTTGATAACGCCCTTCTTTACTCTATGGGAAATAAACTTTCATACGTTTTAAAAAAGAAGAAGTGGATTCACCCGGATGCCGTTAAAGCGTGGAACAGCGTAATAAAAAAGAGAAATCCAAATGAAATTTAACAAACCCCAGCTTCTGCTTTTCCTGACTGTTTTGTTTCTTATTTTTTCAATATACCTTTCTTTCAGCAGT from Elusimicrobiota bacterium encodes the following:
- the yqeK gene encoding bis(5'-nucleosyl)-tetraphosphatase (symmetrical) YqeK, giving the protein MINEKNIQKIKKHLRGFLPSARFKHSLGVAKVALLLAKKYGISKGKAYVAALLHDIGKGYTRNGMIKYINKHRIKIDNKNDLIKYGISLAHGNISAHIARNKFGVKDHEVLNAIISHTLGKPRMSKLAKIIYLADASSPDRRHPYVKKLRNRINLNLDNALLYSMGNKLSYVLKKKKWIHPDAVKAWNSVIKKRNPNEI
- the nadD gene encoding nicotinate-nucleotide adenylyltransferase codes for the protein MRIGLFGGSFDPIHNGHLKLALDSKINFNLDKVIFIPAKIPPHKKTKILAKSNHRTRMILTAIKPYPFFSLSRYEINKKSTTYTFNTLRYFEKKYPNADIFFLIGSDSLNELKSWKNIGDFKTLCSFIVAQRKGYKPDKNNKYLKNAYFTKNEIQNISSSSIRNLIKKGKTVSGLVPKSIETYIIKKKLYIK